The Tribolium castaneum strain GA2 chromosome 3, icTriCast1.1, whole genome shotgun sequence sequence CACgccgaaaaaaattagaagttCCAGTACACAAAACAAGCGAtgattctaaaattaatctcgaaactaaaaaaacatacagtgccaattttcattcaaaaaggTACAAAAATAGAGACGAGAAGTCACCAAGAGATGTCGATTCCGTGTCGCAGAAAGTCAGTAGGAGATATCTCAGTAAGGAAAATACGCGTCTTGCGAAAGAAAACGAggaaattgttgttaaatttAACGAATTGGAAGAAATGAGCGTGAGAAAGATACTTAaacttaaagaaaaaatttcaacgCTTCAAAACACCAACGAGGAATTAAGCAAAGAGAACATCCAACTCAAGGACTATTCTCAGGACCTTTTGACAACTCTTGAAGACTTAAAATTGCAATTCGAAATTAGCAAACATTGCCGAAAATGCGAAGAGTCCAAACAAACTCTTCAAAAATTAACCGAAGAGAATACGATTTTGCGAAATACTAAAAAGGATTTAGAGGAAGATTTAAACATGCTCAAAACTGTGGTTTACCGACTGAACGTTCAAATGGAACGTTATCAAGAAAAATTGAGGAAACTCAACGTCAAAGTCGCTCAAAACGCCACTCCTCAGCACCAAAGTCTTGACAATATTCCAGTGGTCGATGGTCACGACCCTAACATTTTCGAGCTCCACAAAGACCACTCTCATACACCCATCTCTTGGGGGAAAGTCAATTCGCACACTTTGGGCCCTCTCTTGGACGCTTATCAAGACACGATAACAGAAAAAGACGAAATTATCGAATCTTACGAAAGAGAAATTTCTGAATTCACCGGAAAACTTAAAGACGTTATTAAGGAAAACGAGCTCTTGCATAAAAGTCTCACTGAAGACAACGACTGCAgcagtaaattaaaaatagagtTAGACAACGTTAAACACGAATTGAAAGATTTAAGAGATCAGAacgatattttaataaaaaagtgtgcTCTAAAGCAGGATAAGCTGGAGGAGGTTTTGAAGTGTTACGAGTATAAAGGTGAGGGTTTTAGGATTTATTGTAGATTTGTAATTGAGTTTTAGTTGAGCAAATGAAGAGAGATTACTCGGTTGTTCATGACCAGTACTGTAAAAGTCGAACTGAAGTTGCTGCCctgaaagaaagaaataaagcGTTGCTGGACACTCAAGACGAGTTCAAAAACGAAAGACAGAGTTATATTCCCTTGTCGGTTCACACGTCAAGTGTGAACGAGTGTAAAAAGTACTTTTGGCCGTcttgtcaaatttttatttagttttgctCTATTTCTAGGTGGTACGAAGAGTTGAAACATCAGTACGAACAAGAAAAAGTTAAACTTAAAGAAAATATCGAAGTTCAAGCTAAGCACATTGAAGATTTTGAAAAGAAGATTTCCCAACACTTAAAGGAGAAAGAGGAGCTTGAAACTACGATCAAACATTTGGAAAAACAGATAAAGTTGTATTTCACCGTCTCactgttaaaaattaaccaaaatttcGCAGGAAGGGCGAAGCAAAATACATCGAATTGGAACACACTTTGAGCGAGGTTCAATTTGCGAAAAGTGCGTGCAGGAAGCAGCTCAATAAAGCGATGAGTTTCGCGAAGGATTTGGTGGCGGAGCAGGAAACTCTGCTGAAAGCTCTCAATCAAAGGCAGCAGGAAAATAAAGCTGTGAAAAAGATTGGGTGTGATATTGCCACACGGATGGACACTTTGCGAAATCAATTGAAGGTGTGTCTTGTATTTTTgaacatttaacattttcaGTTTCAGGACGTTCAAAGAGATGCGTGGCAGGAATTGAGCACTGTTGAGAAACGCATTCAGGATCAGAACGAGGCGATGGAGGCGATGAAACAAGAGCACAGTGAAGAGATCGAAAAGTTGCAAAAGATTATTAAGGAACAGGAGAGCAATATGTTGCTCAAGGATTCTACGACGCTTCCACTATCTCACTACTTACTTTTTAGGGACAAACATAAGTGATGTATTacaaattttagtaatttgttgggtttttggttaataaattataaaaatttggtttttgggtattttatttaaacattattGTATTATACATTGAAAACTTACTGACAACTATGTGTGAtgattcaaatttattaattaggtaaaataataattctctaaatatttacataattacaGTCCAATTAAAATTCGGTTTCTAATTGTTATAACCTTTGCTAAATAGGATTTTTAGgcaaataatattttgattaatattttttaattaaaagtttgaaGGACAGacattgttaaaatatttgctttacgACAGAGATATTTGCAAAacagttttgcaaaaaatcaataaagcAGTTTCGAAGTAAAAACGATACTCCATTAGTGAAAGGAATGCAATGTTGACACAAGTTGCATTAGttgcaatttttgcaaaactttataatcttgtttgtttttatagttCCGGCTGCAGAAGTATaaatctttaattaatttacgtcgtaaaaacgaaaaattacaaGGACTGAAACCAACAACACATATTTTTAGATcaattaagaaaaatgttttagtgatttgttttaattaccaTCGAGAAATTTGCTAAaccaatttaaataattggtAACTCGAGCAGAAAATTGATGTTTACAGCTTCATAACAATCGAGTTATTTGACTCCAAAGTTCAAGTATCGatctgttgtttttttatcattatatTTACAGAAATGCTGGCTTTTTAAGCGGTAATCATGGGTTTTAGAATCTTAAATGCTGCTGGAGATAACCGGTTTAAATCTCTTTTGAAGGCGCCGTGGCTTAGTTGGTTAAAGCGCCTGTCTAGTAAACAGGAGATCGGGGGTTCGAATCCCCCCGGGGCCTCAACCCAAAGTTTTTATTACCactttaatatcagtttttaagCTTTACTTTTACAACCTACTAACACTTGCGCATGTTTTTAATATATCTTACTATatattgtttaatattattgatgGAAAATACTATTCCAATcaatttcaataataattttactgttaattttttgaataataataacgttAGAGACACAAcccctaaaattatttatttggtgtattgttggttgccaacataaacatgccaaattattaatttccataccattttcatattttcagGGAAAATGTGTTAGTTGTGTTCAAATTTGAGCACCTAATATGTATTCATGCCCTAGGTGTAAATGTGGAATATTTGACTTGCTTATTTGGCAGTTAGCCAACTCTAGAGTTTGAGATAATAACTTtagcaataaataaagtaaGGATAATGGCAAAAAATCCAGAATTTCCATTGCTGTTACTGGGCCACCTAAATAAATCATGACGTCAtttaatatttgtaaaaaaaatataatcgaAGGTTAACAAACAACCACCTAAATTAGCGACGTTGTTATTATCTGATATAACACTTCCAGGGCCCCACCTGTGCGATGATCTAagttatgcaaattttttcttgCGAAACGAAaggataataaataaaaaataacatttgtcACTGTGGTCAGGAATAACTAGGACATGAAAaggttaattaattactagtATATTAGTGTTTGCAtggtaaataaaaatctttagttTAACAATTCAGTATAACAAAACACTATTTGCTTTTAtaagtttacaaaattatgAGTATTTTAATTGTGCGCtaatttttctagaaaaaaaaaagtatgtagCAGAGCGTGGTTTCGATCCACGGACCTCTGGGTTATGGGCCCAGCACGCTTCCACTGCGCCACTCTGCTTATGCTTCTATAGATTGTAATATAGTATTTAACGTTCACgtttacaataataaaaatactattaaattattaattttgaatttaacttactttttattttactttttacaattaggagattttagtaaaatattcaattttGTATTGGGTACCTCTTTATTAAACTGGTTTAAGTCCTGCCTTTTTTACCCCGCATGCGTGCCAGGACCGTAcggaagtaattttttaataaatttcaacacTCGACTGCGTGACTTGTTTAAAACtttacaacaattttgcgtgaattaataaattagtttgttGAAGTTCAGACAACCACACCTTGTTCCTGTTAACTCTATTATAAATTGCagacatttaattaaatcagaAAAGTATCAATAAAAAAGAGATTGCATAATGGTGTTTAGCATGAAATTCGCAGATATTCTAAATGGTGATGTCCTTTGAATAATAATGGCTCCATTTAGCATTTTATGCCAAATATACAATGGGAAAACTGCCGTGATTCAGAGGTCGTTCTCTTGAGcttgtaataataacaatgtaTTACAGCACTTGGGACAAAATGAGAAGTAGGGAAGTAATTCACGCCTCCTACGCACTCACGTAACAGAATAAGAACTCTTGTGTCAAAAGGTCCGAGTAATTTGTTATTTCTGGCAATATCCGCCTaattagataaaatttgaGAGCGAGTAGGAGtctaacaataaattaaaataataaatagctCATTATAAAACcagaatttttatctttattaatAGCTAGAGACAGGTTACGGTGACGTAACAAAATGCACGttacaatttacatttttacaatgAAATATCAGCTTTTGTGGCGGCACAGCTTTGTTAAAAGTCGTAAAGTGACATCAGTTAATAAACTAGTGAAATCATTGTTAAAACGAGAGATGTGTCAATAGAACCAGTCCATAAAGTAATCAAGTGAGGAAATGGATGTAGACCACAagctgttattatttttaacgataAAGAAAGGCCTTCCGGGCCCACAAGATAAAatcaagtaattaatttttgctggaagaaataaaaaatgacacatttttccttttattaaattaccgGAAGTCGAAAGTGAATGTTGAATAGATGATTACAATAACtgactcaattaattaaataatgaaattattgaaCATAATAATACGATATACGTTATAACTCATGTGTAATTAAGTCGTTCATTCAGATACCATTTTAAGATTAAAGTCACTTAATCGGCTAAATGTTACTAGACGAATTTATGgacttgaaaatttaaaattgatttttttgtggtaTTAGTAGAGCGAAACTAATGAACAAACATTTCATCGCCTTTAAAGATAAAGACTATTGATCTCTTCCTGTGAGATCCACTCTTGAGACTTGTGCACTTttcttttgttgtttttatagATTTGAGAGACGATTGAGTAACGAACTGGTGCAGCAATTATTCTTGTAACAATTCATCAGGGagttaatcaaaaatgtataCCGAGAGGTTCAATGGACCTCACCCTTCACtctcattaaattttaactgtgATACACCGTCTgggctttgttaaaattagtaGTTTGGATAGTGCATTTATTGATCAAGTtggtaaacataaaaataaaagacaatTTTGCG is a genomic window containing:
- the Cep89 gene encoding protein Cep89 homolog — translated: MSFFFNIFTMSTDVPPLKPRRKKLEVPVHKTSDDSKINLETKKTYSANFHSKRYKNRDEKSPRDVDSVSQKVSRRYLSKENTRLAKENEEIVVKFNELEEMSVRKILKLKEKISTLQNTNEELSKENIQLKDYSQDLLTTLEDLKLQFEISKHCRKCEESKQTLQKLTEENTILRNTKKDLEEDLNMLKTVVYRLNVQMERYQEKLRKLNVKVAQNATPQHQSLDNIPVVDGHDPNIFELHKDHSHTPISWGKVNSHTLGPLLDAYQDTITEKDEIIESYEREISEFTGKLKDVIKENELLHKSLTEDNDCSSKLKIELDNVKHELKDLRDQNDILIKKCALKQDKLEEVLKCYEYKVEQMKRDYSVVHDQYCKSRTEVAALKERNKALLDTQDEFKNERQSYIPLSVHTSSVNECKKWYEELKHQYEQEKVKLKENIEVQAKHIEDFEKKISQHLKEKEELETTIKHLEKQIKKGEAKYIELEHTLSEVQFAKSACRKQLNKAMSFAKDLVAEQETLLKALNQRQQENKAVKKIGCDIATRMDTLRNQLKDVQRDAWQELSTVEKRIQDQNEAMEAMKQEHSEEIEKLQKIIKEQESNMLLKDSTTLPLSHYLLFRDKHK